The genomic stretch AAAGTTtgcccttccctgctctgggTCCCAGGGGTCCCTATCAGTTCCTGGTCTGGAGCTGAGTTCTTAAAGCACCGGAGAGTTAATGTGTTGAGTGTGTGCGTGCCCATCGTACTAATTAGTTCTCATGAGACCTTGTGAGAAGGATAGAGGCGCTATCATCACGCCCACTTTTCACACGAAGAAAcagcctcagagaggttaagtgacttgcctgaggccacacagctggtgagtagcagagctgggatttgaacgcAGGCCTGGCTGACCCCAAGGTCCACGTACTTTCTACCACAGTCTACCCTTAGATAGTGGAGAAGCCTCATTCTGGCTTCCCAGGGAATAGGTACCTTCTGTCTGGAcagctctggggcttggggagatCGACTCTGCTGAAAGGGTCTAGGGAGGAGCCACAGGGGCCTGTCTTTCCTACACTTGGAAGCAATAAGCAGGGACTCCTGGTTGAAGGAGGGAGAACACTACCAGGCTAGATTCAGGGGTTCTCTCCAGGTTTTCAGGTTCTATGAGTCTTGCAAGAGATGGACAGAAAGACTTCACTCTGAGGGAGGGCCCATGGCTTCTCCATGCTGGGCCCCTGGCAGAGAGCCGGGCAAAGAGCAAATGCTCAAAAACGATTtgctgaaaaaaatgaacaaagggatgAATGTTCTGGGGTGCACATACCCCAATTATGAGGactgctcttttttttccatttgtgcaTTTATAAATGTGCtaactaacatttgttgagcacctgctgtacGTACTAGGCCCTTGTCATTCATgttcgatttatttatttatttaagattttatttatttatttgagagagagcgaggggaggggcagagggagaaagaatctcaagcaggctcctggctgagcgcagagcccaatgcggggctccatctcacaaccctgagatcatgacctgagccaaaatcaaagagtaagttgcttaactgactgaaccagccaggcgcccttcatgttctttttaattctcacaaccctgtgaggtcAGTATTGTTTACGAGtcagtaaactgaggctcagggaggtgaggcGACTTGCCCAGAGACGCACGGCTAATAAGTGGCTGAGACAGAATTTGAAGCCAGAGGCTGCTTGCCTGGAGGCTCATGTGTGAGAAGGAATTCTGTAACCTCAGGGCCACACACACCCTGTGATGACAAGATTCCCCTCTTGTCCGGCTAGAGCCCTGCCCCCTCTGACCTGCCCCCTGCGCAGCGCCCGCTCACGGAGGAGGCATGCAGACTCAGCAAATAAATGGTGACCccaagccctcccctccccagaaccAAGCCGAAGCCCATTACAAAGGCCACAAACACGCCAGAAAACTCAAGGCTGTCGAAGCTGCCAAGAGCAAGCAGAGGCCACAAACCCTGGCCCGGGATGGGGTGCTGGTGTCCCCAACCCCGACTCCAGCCAGTGGATCCCCTGGAGAGCCGCAGAGCAAAGGTCAGTCCTGAACCCCGCCCCCCAACTCCCCAATTCACATCTGGTTTCTGGTGAGGGGTTGGGAGATTTCTGTTGATTATTTTTCCTATGTTGGGGTAGCCCGTACATACCGAAGAAGGCACACATCACAAGTGTTGACCTCAACGAGCCTTCCCGTTCTGGATATACTGAGATCAGCAAACATGACACCAGCACCCAGAAGCCCTCCTAGGTGCCTCCCCCCAGTCCCTACCTCCGTTGTATTAGCTTCCCAGGGCTACCACAGTGAATGACCACACAGTGGGTGGCTGAAAACAGCGGACATTTATTTTCTCGCCGTTCTGGAGGTGAAAAGTTTGAAATCAAGGCGTCAGTGGGGTTGGTTCCTTCGCAGGGTCTCAGATGGAGACTCTGTCCCATGCCTCTCATCGGGCTTCTGGTGGTTACTGGCCATCCTTGGTGCTCCGTGGCTTGTAGCTGCATCTCTCcaatctctccctctgtcttcatatcccactctccctgtctctctggccttgttttgttttgtttaaatttgaattagttaacatatagtgtattactgaTTTCCgggtagaatttagggattcatcagttgcatataacccccagtgctcgtcacatcacgtgctctccttcatgcccatcacccagttacccccacGCCcacccttccagcaaccctgcttgtttcctagagttaagagtctcttgtggtctgtctccctctctgtttttatcctattttatttccaCACagtcttcttataaggacaccagccattggattagggcccaccttgGTCCAccatgatctcatcttaactacttacatctgcaaagactctggtccaaataaaatcacattctgaGGCTTCAGGCAGATGTGAATTTGGGGGCAACACTGTTCAACTACGTACCCCTCACCTGAGTGATCTTGACTTTTCTTGCCATCCATCAGTTGCCCGTGGTTTGGAAGTTTTGTGCCTGGCCTCTTCAGTGCTGTGTGTAGCTGTGTAGTGCCCCCTTGCGTGACCatacaactctttttttaaatctactctcCTGTTGAGGACATTTGGTTagtttccagttttatctttttttttttttttttaagagcttatttacttgagaaagagagagcatgagtggggggagaggcagagggagagggaaaagcagactccccccactaagcacagagctggacgcagggctcgatcccaagaccctgagatcatgacttgaattgaaggcagatgctcagccgaccgagccacccaggcgtcctggacAGTTTCCGGTTGTATGCTAGTATGACTAGTGCTCTAGGAACATTCCAGGGCACCTTTTTTGTGACTTCCACTTACTTAACAGTTAGCTAATAACTCTAAAGTATCGCGGCTGTGAGGGCTTTCTGAGACCCCCGTGTCCAGCTTTGTATTTTCAGATGGGGAGGCTGAGACCCAAAGAGGCCCAACTCTGCGCAGTGAGTTGGTGGGAGAGTGGAGTCTGGATTTCACTGCTGGTCACCCCGACCTCAGGGACACTTCTACTCTGCCATGCCACCCCCAATATATCACTACTTAAAATCATGGTCTCAAGATGATTCTTAGCGATGTCTTCCATCTCCCCAGCAGTTCCTGCGAcccctcctcctggcccccaACTCCAGCCACCACTGACTCCGGACCCCACGCCCAGGGAGCCGGCCCACTCAGACCTCTTGGatgctgcctcctcttcctcttcttcctcctgcccACCGTGCTCCCCAGAGCCTGGGAGAGAGGTGCCAGGGCCTGAACCAGCAGCGGCTGCTGTGGGAAGcggtgtgagtggggagggcaaGAGCGAGAAGGGGCGCCTCTATTGCCCCACGTGCAAGGTGACAGTGAACTCTGCGTCCCAGCTTCAGGCTCACAACACAGGTCAGTGCGCTGGGGtctaggggaggagagggacaggcagactgcCCTCCCCAGCTGCGGGCTGGAGTTCCTGGGTATTTTGCGCAAGGGCTTGGTGACAAAGGCATTGTGTTTAGCGGTGATTGCATGGGCACTCCTCCAGCTGACGTTTGAGGGGGGAGAATTGAGAAGAGAAGTCTGGGGCAGCAAGAACTGAAGGGTCACTGGGAGAAGGCGGGAAACACCTCCTCCGTCTGTCCTTAGGTCAGACccagaagggaggcaggagatgaGATCAAAGGGAAGCGGTTCCACCACAAGAAGACCTTGGGGgtcgggggcggctggcggggaAGGACAGAAGCTGGGAGCACCTTGCGGAAGTGGGGAAGAGAATTCTCAGGTGGCTGGTGGGGAGAGCACATGCGAGCAGCCTGGAGGCTCGGCGGGGCAGCCAGACTGACCTCGTTCGGAGGGGGTCTCCATGGCCCTTGCAGCCCTCTTTGGTGCTGATGGGCtatcttccctcctccctcaggaGCCAAGCACCGGTGGATGGTGGAAGGTCAGCGAGGTGCTCCCCGAAGGGGCCGGGGCCGCCCAGTGCCCCGGGGAGCTGGACACAAGGCCAAGAGAGTGGCAGGGGGCCAGGGGGGCCGACAGGGCCCCAGCCCCCCTTTTCACTGTGCTCTGTGTCAGCTCCAGGTCAATTCAGAGACCCAACTCAAGCAGGTGGGAGAAGTGGGGCCGGGACTGGGGCTGAGCAGGGCTGACGGGGTGGGACAGGTGTCGGGCACCGGGAAGGAGCCAGTGGAGGCAGAGGAGCAAGGCCGGAGGGACAGTGGGCTCCTGGAGGGCCAAGGCCAAGTCTCACCTCCCCTTCCCAGGGCTACACCCCGTAAATGTGGGGTGGAAGGGTTAGCTAGTCGAGGATGATAGGTAGCGTGGGGGTCCGTGGGCTTCCCCCTCCTGTTGCCAGTCTGTCTGTTTCTCCGTTAGCACCTGAGcagcaggaggcacagagaccgCCTGGCTGGGAAGCCCCCCAAGCCCTCCAGCCAGCACAGCAAGCTGCAGAAGCATGCAGCGCTGGCTGTGAGCATCCTCAAGGTATCTGTCTCCAGGCAACAGGGCTGGGCCCGGGACtggaggggggagagggtgggCCAGAAGGGCAAGCTGGGGAgactggagggggaggaggtggggcaggaaggaagcCACCCCCATCTCCCCCCTTCAAGGGTGCCTGGGCCCAGTGAGAGCTGGGCTGGGGTTTTTGGCCATCTTGGAATCTGCCCAGAGAAATTTCCGGGGAGGTGGGCTGAGATAGTAAGCTCAGGGTCAAGAGCAAGGGGTGGGCGTGCATCTCCTAGAGACcatctttccctccaccccccatggCCTCCTTCCTCTGGGCAGGAAGACAGGTGGTGAAGAAAGCCCTTTGGAATGAGTgtttgggggtgggaagggaggattTAGGTTTGGAACCCTAAAAGGCACGTCTTTCCTGCAGCAGAAAGCCCAAGGATGGAGCCCCGGGAGGGGTGGGAGTTTTCTGGGTCAGACTGTGtccattcctctctctcctctctgcagtCAAAACTGGCCTTGCAGAAGCAACTCACCAAGACGCTGGCGGCCCGCTTCCTGCCCAACCCGATCCCTGCTGCGGCCACTGCCATCTGTGCCCTGCCTGGGCCCCTGGCCCTCCGGCCTGCCCCCACAGCAGCCACCACCCTCTTTCCAGCTCCCATCCTGGGCCCAGCTCTGTTTCGTACCCCAGCAGGAGCCATCCGCCCTGCCACGGGGCCCATCGTCTTTGCCCCCTACTAGGCTTACTGGGGAGGCCAGGGCTCATTTCCCCGCAGtctctgtccccacctcctcttcccaagatgcctcagtttcctccatcCCCAGGAGACTGCCTTTTACAGCCGAGGGCTTCCTGCCCAACCTAGGAAGAGCTGGGGTAGTTTCAAGGGCACCTACCCTTTACCCAGTCTGGACTGGGGATTCCACTACTACCCTCCTGGCCCAAGGACCTTCCATCCCCACCCTCCTTTCTCCAACCTCAGGCTAGGGCTGGGCTCTCCTGCATTACCCAGCCTGATCTATGGGGAGCAAACTGAGAAATCCCAAAGATCTATGCAAAAATCCTAGCCCCAACCCCACGGTGCTTGCATTTCCCCTACTTGAGACCTATACCCCCATGGCCAGAGGCCCTAGGAATCTTAACTTTGAGCCTGGGGACAAGTCTTCGGGGGGAGGCCCTCCCCATTCACTGGATTCTCCGGAGACTGGAGGTGGCAGATGGGGACTCAAGCTGGAAAGGGTTCAAGGCTATCTGGACAAGGTGACCCTGGGGGAGTGGAAGAAGACTGTGGAGGAGACAGGGAGCAGTGCTAAGTGGGGGCAAAGCCAAGATGGGGCTGGGGCTGAAAGCTTTtggggctcctctgctctgagaaGATGGGCTAGGAAGAGGGGTAGGTGAGAGTGATTTTCTGGCTGGGCCCAGTTTTAACAGAGGCGATCAACCCCACACAAGCTCTCTCTTCAGCCTTTCATTGATTCCTTGTGAGCCCCAGCTGGGTGTGTGTGGAGGAAAGCACTGGGTCTCCCTCAGACTCTGGACCCAGCAAACATCAACTCCCCTCCAGCTCCTCACCCCAAACTGCTCCTTAGCACTAAACCCAGCTTCCCCTCCTTCCAACCAGCACCCAGCCCCCCTCACTGTGAAGCTGTGCGTTGGGATCCGGGATGACACACTCTCAAGACCCCTATTCATGCTGTCAAAGTCAATGTCACAACCTCCATCCCACCCCCGGCACTGCTCCTTCACCCCACAATATGGGACTTTGCCAGTATCCacctgtatcttttctttttttagatatttCCAGTGGGAGGacaagaaggggggaggggagggaaactTTTTGATAACAGTTGTGGTTTTATTGTGTCCAACGcatcaataaatgaattcaaGCCCGAGCCTGTATATGCCCTAATTCGACTCACCCAGTGCTGGGCGGCCTGTCCTGCTCACCTCTCCCATCTCGGGGAGAAGGGGCAGGTACTAGAGGTCACCTGGCTCTAGCGTCTCATCTGTGATGGGTGTGCACATTAGAAGCATGAAGTGGACACGGGAAGTGGTGGGTGACAAGCGCGCTTTACAGCATGTTGAAAGTGTAACCATCCTTCCGAGTCCCGACAGATCTGTCAGCTCCTGAGAAGCTGCTACTGGTTTGCCTTGTTCTGTTCAGGCATCTGAGGTAAGAAAGGGCGAGAGGAGCACCTTGTCCAGCCTTCACCATGGCAGCAGGCAGAGAAACACAAGTAATTTATAAATAGAAGTCCAGCTATTAGCTGAAAACAACCACAGGAAGGGGTGAAGACCAGGCCCCATCGGTGTGAGGTCCGCTGATTGGGCACTGGGCGGCCACTCTGGCGACTAGAGCGGACAGTGCACTCCCGCCCCCTGGTGGTTGGGGGGGAGCAGTGTCTCAGCCTCCAGGGCCAGGGGGCATAGCACCTTGAAGGAGGGAGAAGCCAAAGGGCACAGTAACAGCCAGCCCGAAGCCACAGGCATGATAAAATCTGAGGGCTGGAGAGGGTCCAGAAGATCACCTAAGCAACTCCCATcaccttacagatgagaaaactgaaacccagagagggGAAAGCTTTGCAGGTTCCCAAAGCCAGCTGGTAAAGCCCGGCCATCATGCCACCCATCTCAGCCAACAAGGGCCGTGTGCTCCCTGAGccagaagaggaagcagaacaACTGGAGGGGAGAGTGAAAGCGGATAATTACacttcccaggaggctggcttcCTCCAGCCAAGGAGAGGACACAAGATCAGGGTGTCAGAGCTGGACACCagcaggcacacacatgcacgagTGCACACGTGTACACGCACATATGCGAGGCCCGGACGCCTTTCTCCGGCGTCCAGGCTGATGCCATAAGTTTAACTGTGTgagcgtgtgcgtgtgtctgtcaGTGGCAGGAAACCCACAGGCAGGGGGACCCTTGACAGGAACCAGAGCCTGGACCGGGCACTTCTGCATGGCAGCGCTGCTTCCCGGCCACACTGACCCACAACTGCCCCCGGTCACAGCAGGGCGGGGATGATgagagctggaggtggggggaggactTGGGGGCACTAGCCTAGATTATCTGCACTTCCCAGAGTCAAGAGGGAGTGAAAGTGACCTGAGCCTGGGACAGCCCAGCTGCCTGGCCTGGGAAGGACAACTTGCCTAACCCCACCCCGGACACATCTGGCAGAGCCCGAGACGCTGGAGTGAGGCTGGGAAGGTGGAGAAGGGACGGCAGCTCTTCAGCCA from Ursus arctos isolate Adak ecotype North America unplaced genomic scaffold, UrsArc2.0 scaffold_24, whole genome shotgun sequence encodes the following:
- the ZNF385C gene encoding zinc finger protein 385C isoform X1, producing MKRPLSPSPPGEKEPPISGATECPPRPPELPKPKRERKRTSYTLCDVCNIQLNSAAQAQVHCGGRAHQRRLRQLSLGKTPTGPAGPASSAPSPLLASLPLPARPLQPPLDFKHLLAVHFNGATPLSLTPNFSTMDPIQKAVISHTFGVPSPLKKKLFISCNICHLRFNSANQAEAHYKGHKHARKLKAVEAAKSKQRPQTLARDGVLVSPTPTPASGSPGEPQSKAVPATPPPGPQLQPPLTPDPTPREPAHSDLLDAASSSSSSSCPPCSPEPGREVPGPEPAAAAVGSGVSGEGKSEKGRLYCPTCKVTVNSASQLQAHNTGAKHRWMVEGQRGAPRRGRGRPVPRGAGHKAKRVAGGQGGRQGPSPPFHCALCQLQVNSETQLKQHLSSRRHRDRLAGKPPKPSSQHSKLQKHAALAVSILKSKLALQKQLTKTLAARFLPNPIPAAATAICALPGPLALRPAPTAATTLFPAPILGPALFRTPAGAIRPATGPIVFAPY
- the ZNF385C gene encoding zinc finger protein 385C isoform X2; this translates as MKRPLSPSPPGEKEPPISGATECPPRPPELPKPKRERKRTSYTLCDVCNIQLNSAAQAQVHCGGRAHQRRLRQLSLGKTPTGPAGPASSAPSPLLASLPLPARPLQPPLDFKHLLAVHFNGATPLSLTPNFSTMDPIQKAVISHTFGVPSPLKKKLFISCNICHLRFNSANQAEAHYKGHKHARKLKAVEAAKSKQRPQTLARDGVLVSPTPTPASGSPGEPQSKVPATPPPGPQLQPPLTPDPTPREPAHSDLLDAASSSSSSSCPPCSPEPGREVPGPEPAAAAVGSGVSGEGKSEKGRLYCPTCKVTVNSASQLQAHNTGAKHRWMVEGQRGAPRRGRGRPVPRGAGHKAKRVAGGQGGRQGPSPPFHCALCQLQVNSETQLKQHLSSRRHRDRLAGKPPKPSSQHSKLQKHAALAVSILKSKLALQKQLTKTLAARFLPNPIPAAATAICALPGPLALRPAPTAATTLFPAPILGPALFRTPAGAIRPATGPIVFAPY